One window of the Chanodichthys erythropterus isolate Z2021 chromosome 2, ASM2448905v1, whole genome shotgun sequence genome contains the following:
- the bcam gene encoding basal cell adhesion molecule isoform X2 yields the protein MEGAMLGRFGICCTLLAVALQVCLATVKVTVTPKVQVIKGETAKLPCSYTISAEASEIVVQWFIEVAGARKQIAYKSSQGFEVDAGTPLTSRLTMEKDLSLTISSVMVEDEISFFCQVTAGVVGVSEAETKVEVFFAPEKPVITDNIQAITVSHDSTSSSEVGKCTSRNGYPVPRIIWFKDDTPLPDEKSHKEKTYMKLTSVKEPSGLYTMTSTLFMQPVKADAKSVFHCTVEYSMPGGLNKQESSDKFSLTLLYSAENVFFKVKNQGPIKEGDDVEMECETDGNPQPEFEFYKEDVQLRTQKGTLYIQNVSRNDSGTYKCEALDYDASEDVQLIKTLSLIVHYMDPLTVTPEGPLIVNKGDVVELQCKTKSSDAHTMQWKKASTLADAGVYICVGAVPSVPGLQKQANITLNIKGKPEIDSSVDGFIAKVGEMVTLNCSALGYPAPQFTWTPSGKESVTVLGNRVMSTVTLEATDAVLEDGVLCEAYNEHGKVNKKLKIVKSDADKGPDANAANRELQQGGSSAVVVAVVVCVLLLLIMVALLFFLSKKGKLSCCGKKDKMDVPSGDVKNEKGNEETGLLNKPHLQQC from the exons TATGTTTGGCTACTGTCAAGGTCACTGTGACCCCAAAGGTGCAAGTGATTAAAGGAGAGACTGCCAAACTGCCATGCAGTTACACCATCTCTGCAGAAGCTTCTGAGATTGTGGTCCAGTGGTTCATT GAAGTTGCAGGTGCAAGAAAGCAAATTGCTTACAAGTCTTCCCAAGGTTTTGAAGTTGATGCTGGCACACCATTGACAAGTCGCTTAACCATGGAAAAGGACTTGTCCCTCACCATCTCCTCAGTCATGGTTGAAGATGAGATAAGCTTCTTCTGCCAAGTGACCGCAGGGGTTGTGGGGGTGTCTGAAGCTGAGACCAAGGTCGAGGTTTTCT TTGCTCCAGAGAAGCCAGTGATAACAGACAATATTCAGGCCATCACTGTCAGTCATGACTCTACATCCTCCTCTGAG GTGGGCAAGTGCACCAGCAGGAACGGTTACCCTGTGCCTCGTATTATCTGGTTTAAAGATGACACTCCACTGCCTGACGAAAAGAGCCACAAGGAAA AAACGTACATGAAACTTACTTCGGTGAAGGAACCCTCAGGCCTGTACACCATGACCAGCACGCTGTTCATGCAGCCGGTTAAAGCTGATGCTAAATCAGTTTTTCACTGCACGGTGGAGTACAGCATGCCAGGCGGCCTGAACAAACAGGAGAGCTCTGATAAATTCAGCCTCACTTTGCTCT ATTCGGCAGAAAATGTGTTCTTTAAAGTGAAGAATCAGGGGCCAATCAAAGAGGGGGATGATGTGGAGATGGAGTGTGAGACTGATGGAAACCCTCAGCCAGAGTTTGAATTTTATAAAGAG GATGTACAACTGAGGACTCAGAAAGGCACATTATATATACAGAATGTCTCTCGAAATGACAGTGGAACCTATAAGTGTGAAGCTCTGGACTATGATGCCTCAGAAGATGTCCAACTTATCAAAACTCTATCCTTAATAGTGCATT ATATGGACCCTTTGACAGTGACTCCAGAAGGCCCCTTGATTGTTAATAAAGGAGATGTTGTGGAGCTTCAGTGTAAGACCAAGTCCTCTGACGCCCacaccatgcagtggaaaaagGCAA GTACTCTGGCTGACGctggtgtgtatatatgtgtcgGAGCTGTACCTTCAGTGCCAGGTCTCCAGAAACAAGCCAATATCACCCTTAACATCAAAG GTAAACCTGAGATTGATTCTTCAGTGGATGGTTTTATTGCAAAGGTGGGAGAGATGGTCACTCTCAACTGCTCTGCCCTTGGCTATCCTGCTCCACAGTTCACATGGACACCTTCTGGTAAAGAG TCAGTGACAGTATTGGGGAATAGGGTGATGAGCACAGTCACTCTTGAAGCCACAGATGCGGTTCTGGAGGATGGTGTGCTGTGTGAAGCATACAATGAGCATGGAAAAGTCAACAAGAAATTAAAGATCGTCAAATCAG ATGCAGACAAAGGCCCAGATGCCAATGCCGCTAACCGAG AGTTGCAGCAGGGGGGTTCGAGTGCGGTCGTGGTCGCCGTGGTGGTGTGTGTTCTGCTGCTTCTCATCATGGTGGCTCTGCTCTTCTTCCTCAGTAAGAAGGGCAAGCTGAGCTGCTGTGGAAAAAAGGACAAGATGGATGT GCCATCTGGGGATGTGAAAAATGAGAAAGGCAATGAAGAGACTGGTCTGTTAAACAAACCACATCTACAACAG tgttaa
- the bcam gene encoding basal cell adhesion molecule isoform X1 — protein MEGAMLGRFGICCTLLAVALQVCLATVKVTVTPKVQVIKGETAKLPCSYTISAEASEIVVQWFIEVAGARKQIAYKSSQGFEVDAGTPLTSRLTMEKDLSLTISSVMVEDEISFFCQVTAGVVGVSEAETKVEVFFAPEKPVITDNIQAITVSHDSTSSSEVGKCTSRNGYPVPRIIWFKDDTPLPDEKSHKEKTYMKLTSVKEPSGLYTMTSTLFMQPVKADAKSVFHCTVEYSMPGGLNKQESSDKFSLTLLYSAENVFFKVKNQGPIKEGDDVEMECETDGNPQPEFEFYKEDVQLRTQKGTLYIQNVSRNDSGTYKCEALDYDASEDVQLIKTLSLIVHYMDPLTVTPEGPLIVNKGDVVELQCKTKSSDAHTMQWKKDSKELSKNGVLTIQSGTLADAGVYICVGAVPSVPGLQKQANITLNIKGKPEIDSSVDGFIAKVGEMVTLNCSALGYPAPQFTWTPSGKESVTVLGNRVMSTVTLEATDAVLEDGVLCEAYNEHGKVNKKLKIVKSDADKGPDANAANRELQQGGSSAVVVAVVVCVLLLLIMVALLFFLSKKGKLSCCGKKDKMDVPSGDVKNEKGNEETGLLNKPHLQQC, from the exons TATGTTTGGCTACTGTCAAGGTCACTGTGACCCCAAAGGTGCAAGTGATTAAAGGAGAGACTGCCAAACTGCCATGCAGTTACACCATCTCTGCAGAAGCTTCTGAGATTGTGGTCCAGTGGTTCATT GAAGTTGCAGGTGCAAGAAAGCAAATTGCTTACAAGTCTTCCCAAGGTTTTGAAGTTGATGCTGGCACACCATTGACAAGTCGCTTAACCATGGAAAAGGACTTGTCCCTCACCATCTCCTCAGTCATGGTTGAAGATGAGATAAGCTTCTTCTGCCAAGTGACCGCAGGGGTTGTGGGGGTGTCTGAAGCTGAGACCAAGGTCGAGGTTTTCT TTGCTCCAGAGAAGCCAGTGATAACAGACAATATTCAGGCCATCACTGTCAGTCATGACTCTACATCCTCCTCTGAG GTGGGCAAGTGCACCAGCAGGAACGGTTACCCTGTGCCTCGTATTATCTGGTTTAAAGATGACACTCCACTGCCTGACGAAAAGAGCCACAAGGAAA AAACGTACATGAAACTTACTTCGGTGAAGGAACCCTCAGGCCTGTACACCATGACCAGCACGCTGTTCATGCAGCCGGTTAAAGCTGATGCTAAATCAGTTTTTCACTGCACGGTGGAGTACAGCATGCCAGGCGGCCTGAACAAACAGGAGAGCTCTGATAAATTCAGCCTCACTTTGCTCT ATTCGGCAGAAAATGTGTTCTTTAAAGTGAAGAATCAGGGGCCAATCAAAGAGGGGGATGATGTGGAGATGGAGTGTGAGACTGATGGAAACCCTCAGCCAGAGTTTGAATTTTATAAAGAG GATGTACAACTGAGGACTCAGAAAGGCACATTATATATACAGAATGTCTCTCGAAATGACAGTGGAACCTATAAGTGTGAAGCTCTGGACTATGATGCCTCAGAAGATGTCCAACTTATCAAAACTCTATCCTTAATAGTGCATT ATATGGACCCTTTGACAGTGACTCCAGAAGGCCCCTTGATTGTTAATAAAGGAGATGTTGTGGAGCTTCAGTGTAAGACCAAGTCCTCTGACGCCCacaccatgcagtggaaaaag GACTCAAAGGAGTTGTCAAAAAATGGTGTGTTGACTATCCAGTCAGGTACTCTGGCTGACGctggtgtgtatatatgtgtcgGAGCTGTACCTTCAGTGCCAGGTCTCCAGAAACAAGCCAATATCACCCTTAACATCAAAG GTAAACCTGAGATTGATTCTTCAGTGGATGGTTTTATTGCAAAGGTGGGAGAGATGGTCACTCTCAACTGCTCTGCCCTTGGCTATCCTGCTCCACAGTTCACATGGACACCTTCTGGTAAAGAG TCAGTGACAGTATTGGGGAATAGGGTGATGAGCACAGTCACTCTTGAAGCCACAGATGCGGTTCTGGAGGATGGTGTGCTGTGTGAAGCATACAATGAGCATGGAAAAGTCAACAAGAAATTAAAGATCGTCAAATCAG ATGCAGACAAAGGCCCAGATGCCAATGCCGCTAACCGAG AGTTGCAGCAGGGGGGTTCGAGTGCGGTCGTGGTCGCCGTGGTGGTGTGTGTTCTGCTGCTTCTCATCATGGTGGCTCTGCTCTTCTTCCTCAGTAAGAAGGGCAAGCTGAGCTGCTGTGGAAAAAAGGACAAGATGGATGT GCCATCTGGGGATGTGAAAAATGAGAAAGGCAATGAAGAGACTGGTCTGTTAAACAAACCACATCTACAACAG tgttaa